A genomic window from Euleptes europaea isolate rEulEur1 chromosome 9, rEulEur1.hap1, whole genome shotgun sequence includes:
- the OCIAD1 gene encoding OCIA domain-containing protein 1: protein MEPHGQVGGESHRPDHGGPGQTSVNMNYVPTEEERRVFRECNEESFWYRSVPLSAISMLVTQMLIKRGTLSAQSRFGSLLKIAFAGACGYIGGKLSYMKTCQEKFKKLENSPLGEALRQRKPISPEYYSQKQEFSNVPSSTPYETFPAAEAPPSSMYSGDSRGMEYSRSKYEPVPFSSSMNESTPTGITDGAPQEPGPSLQASPKRKGITYDELRNRNREIYEAGVTQKSELPLKSPQERLPKKEVQVNKYGDAWEE from the exons ATGGAGCCTCACGGGCAGgttgggggggaatcccatcgGCCCGACCACGGCGGCCCAGGCCAG acttcagtAAATATGAATTACGTACCAACGGAAGAAGAAAGGAGAGTCTTCAGAGAATGCAACGAGGAGAGCTTCTGGTATAGAT CTGTGCCATTGTCTGCTATCAGCATGCTGGTCACTCAGATGTTAATTAAGAGAG GCACTCTTTCTGCACAGTCAAGATTTGGCTCTCTTCTGAAAATTGCAT TCGCTGGAGCATGTGGCTACATTGGTGGAAAGCTTTCCTATATGAAGACATGCCAAGAGAAGTTTAAGAAATTAGAGAATTCACCGCTGGGAGAAGCTCTGAGGCAACGTAAACCCATTTCACCTGA ATATTATTCTCAAAAACAAGAATTCTCAAATGTGCCTTCCTCGACACCTTATGAAACTTTTCCAGCAGCAGAAGCACCACCTTCTTCCATGTACTCTGGGGATAGTCGTGGAATGGAATATTCTCGCTCCAAATATGAACCAGTCCCCTTTAGTTCTTCCATGAATGAATCTACCCCTACTGGAATCACAGACGGTGCCCCCCAAG AACCTGGTCCATCACTCCAAGCCAGTCCAAAGAGGAAAGGAATCACATATGATGAACTGAGGAACAGAAACAGAGAGATATATGAAGCAGGAGTAACACAGAAGTCAGAACTCCCATTAAAGTCTCCACAGGAAAGACTTCCAAAGAAAGAAG TTCAAGTTAATAAGTATGGAGATGCTTGGGAAGAGTGA